CCAAAAAAACAACTCACTGAAGAATTTAGAGTTAAAGTAGTTAAAGAAGCCTTAGAAACTGGTGAACAAGGTATAGTAGCAAGACGTCATGATATTCATCCGGTTACCTTATCAAGATGGATAAATAACTATAAAAAATATGGAAAAACAACAGTTTCTAAACAAACTTCCAAAACTACTAATAAAGATGTTGAGTCTCAGATACTAGAAAAAGAAAATGAACAACTAAA
This genomic interval from Caminicella sporogenes DSM 14501 contains the following:
- a CDS encoding transposase, yielding MPKKQLTEEFRVKVVKEALETGEQGIVARRHDIHPVTLSRWINNYKKYGKTTVSKQTSKTTNKDVESQILEKENEQL